A section of the Babesia microti strain RI chromosome I, complete genome genome encodes:
- a CDS encoding Transmembrane E3 ubiquitin-protein ligase 1 (overlaps_old_locusTagID:BBM_I02295;~overlaps_old_locusTagID:BBM_I02300), with amino-acid sequence MDIQSGNNENRNSLPSITISIIPPAAFLNSSSLINLSASIRLSICLLSCLSIIYILLLFNPNNYTNDYDNDSTGNFRPQRENHIPPIFGLTYNGRYTMDDNGLNVSNGNITVSIIYRRSHIVKLYRIFVVARLEPDEEYRPSKYSYLTLSGNGITNNPLLLPSILSMNSIAPDMKSWYLGKGLMIGKSQQSRKGIDKSYNLPFLTSMNYWDDLLIENEVPHLCGLYGYLNLTSTKHIKSQPSFQELDDFYMSSQRLYNISDLNYQMKLSNTLDSINLIKYFKRLSKTYKLDRDQVEEWRTGWDKRIGTVWNDQYQHIVVESADTDDSELNGIITSSCGFSLKFSATQINYDHLGSKMAILTFIYIIRSIAEGLAFHYQLKLLKTDSEASRISIISLFMIMLLEVAEVFMILIHSSIISTTIINVGIGLFVKFSIFTFLQMKIIMVIYKSTHQINNLPMVVLHAGLAQILKKYFCMVLVLTVYFFLYYSTNPLIGLPLYLCWVPQICLDIWKGQRRSMNMIFVYIVGISKISLPLYIYCCPYSIFNMDVFARIVDMPNKPYAFFVFTSTTLQLAVMSLQKLIDPRWVANYDFLPKIYNYERNWAGDTDGTIECVICMYEIQFKRRNWSVTPCDHIFHTSCLREWTRVRLECPNCRRSIPAFPL; translated from the exons ATGGATATACAATCTggaaataatgaaaatcGTAATAGTCTTCCTTCAATTACAATATCAATCATTCCCCCCGCCGCTTTCCTAAATTCATCATCCCTTATTAATTTGTCCGCCTCAATTCGCCTTTCAATATGTTTGCTTTCTTGTTTAAgcataatttacatattgcTTCTGTTTAATCCtaacaattatacaaatgacTACGATAATGATAGCACTGGTAATTTTAGGCCTCAAAGAGAAAACCATATACCGCCGATATTTGGATTGACTTATAATGGAAGATATACTATGGATGACAATGGGCTAAATGTATCAAATGGAAATATTACAGTATCAATTATCTATCGTAGATCACATATTGTGAAATTATATCGCATATTTGTAGTAGCAAGGTTGGAACCGGATGAAGAATATAGGCCATCAAAGTACTCATATTTGACGCTGAGTGGCAATGGAATAACTAATAATCCATTACTTTTAccttcaattttatctatgAATTCAATTGCTCCAGATATGAAATCTTGGTACCTTGGCAAGGGGTTGATGATAGGCAAATCGCAGCAGTCAAGGAAG GGAATTGACAAATCATACAACCTTCCTTTCCTAACTTCAATGAACTACTGGgatgatttattaatcGAAAATGAAGTGCCTCACTTGTGCGGTTTATATggatatttaaatttaacttCAACTAAACACATAAAATCACAGCCTTCATTCCAAGAACttgatgatttttacaTGTCTTCACAAAGATTATACAACATTAGTGACTTAAACTACCAAATGAAACTATCTAACACTTTGgattcaattaatttgattaaatacTTCAAACGATTAAGTAAAACGTACAAGCTTGATAGGGATCAAGTCGAGGAGTGGAGAACTGGGTGGGATAAACGAATTGGTACAGTTTGGAATGATCAATACCAGCATATAGTTGTGGAATCGGCTGATACTGATGATAGTGAATTGAATGGGATTATCACATCAAGTTGTGGATTTTCACTGAAATTTTCGGCCACTCAGATAAACTACGATCATTTGGGTTcaaaaatggcaattttaacatttatttacattatacGATCCATTGCTGAAGGTTTAGCATTTCATTACCAACTTAAGTTACTTAAAACGGATTCAGAAGCTTCTCGAATTTCCatcatttcattatttatgattatGTTGCTAGAAGTTGCTGAAGTATTTATGATACTTATTCACTCAAGTATTATATCAAccacaataattaatgttgGAATTGGCctatttgtcaaattttcaatatttaccTTTCTGCAAATGAAGATAATCATGGTTATATACAAGTCTACAcatcaaattaataatctACCTATGGTTGTATTACATGCTGGATTAGCTCAgatattgaaaaaatacTTTTGCATGGTACTAGTCTTGACTGTGTATTTCTTTTTGTACTATAGCACAAATCCATTAATTGGATTGCCACTATACTTGTGCTGGGTTCCACAGATTTGTTTGGACATATGGAAAGGGCAGAG GCGTTCAATGAACatgatatttgtttatatagtGGGTATAAGTAAGATTTCATTACCACTGTACATATACTGTTGCCCCTATAGCATCTTCAACATGGATGTATTTGCCCGTATAGTTGATATGCCAAACAAGCCATACGCATTCTTTGTCTTTACATCGACG ACTTTACAATTGGCTGTTATGTCATTGCAAAAGTTAATAGATCCGAGATGGGTAGCTAATTATGATTTTTTGCCAAAGATATATAACTATGAACGGAATTGGGCGGGTGATACTGATGGAACAATTGAGTGCGTAATTTGTATGTATGAAATTCAATTCAAAAGGAG aaattggAGTGTCACTCCGTGTGATCACATATTTCATACCTCGTGTCTAAGAGAATGGACCCGTGTGAGATTGGAATGTCCTAATTGTAGAc gttcaATACCTGCATTTCccttataa